The region GTGTCAAAGCACTACAAACTAAAAAGTAATTAATTAGGTGGGAAATGCACTGCGCGGGTATTCTCACAAGCAAATAAATGACGAAAAGCTGGctgttatttcccttctcagtccAGTcagttcttagaaaaaaataaggacatcttgaattttgcaggaaagtggatggagctagaaaacattattttgagtgaggtaagacacagaaagacgattgtcacatgtactcacttataggtggtttttaaacataaaacaaagaaaaccagcccacaaatcacaatcccagagaacttagacaacaatgaggacactaagagaaacttacatagatctaatctacatgggaagtagaaaaagacaagatctcctgagtaaattgggagtgtgggtaCCATGGGAGGGGGTTGacggggagtggaggggagaggcagggaggggaaaagagaaaaatatagagctcaataaaaatcaattttaaaagaattttttaaaattagtgagcAAATTGGAAAAGGTTTTGCAACACTGACTTCCCAAACAACTGGGCCACTGTCCACAGGTCAAACTGCAGTACAGGCAGTTTACCCAGCCATCTGAAATTTGCCGTTTTTGCCAAACATTTGGTGTATGTGTTAATGTAGGTAGATCAACGCAGCTTTCTTTGGGCAAATTGGCATGGCCTAATGGCTCTGGAGTACTACTTACGTGTGGTTCTGTGTCACAGAGAGCACACCATGGCCTTCTCCAGCTTTTCCTCAACAGGGGATGGTCAGCTCTCAGAAGTACCTTCTTTGCATAGATAACACTGTTTCCTGGGTTAAACCTCTAATTACAGAGAGAGCTCAGCTTGACATCGAGCTGATGCTCTTGGATCTTACGATCCTTTCTAATGACTGTTGAGCTGCGTTCTGAGGGCATGCTTCATTTGACAGGCATGGGTTCTCCGTCCAGGCTGGAAATGTCCCAATGTCTGTTGCCCCAAACACTTGGGTGTGGTCCCAGCCAGTTGAAGTAAAGGCGTTCAGCTGGCTACACACTGGGTCTGAGTGGTCATCTCTGGGGGGTTCCCTGTAACGCCGTGACCCTAGGACTGCCATGTACAACTGCCTGAAGCCAAAGAAACTTTGGAAGCAGTTCCAGGCAAGCTCAGGGCGCTGTTGCCAGGATCTGGAGCCGTCTTGTGAAGTACATGGGAGCTATGTCAAGAGTGCCTGTTGTCCCCTTGTGGACTGTCCTAGCTAGGGTTACTactgctatgatgaaataccatgaccagagCAAGTTAGTTACACAGGGATTTATTAAGCTTCCAACCCCACATAGAAGTCTACCAGtgaaggaagtcgggacaggaactcacacaggaatgaacctggaggcaggaatgggtgcagaggtcatgaaggggtgctgcttactggcttgatccccATGGTATGCTTAGCtagttttcttatagaacccagaaccaccagtccaGGCATGGCGCCCCCCCCCACAGTGGGCCAGACTAAATGGGAACAACAATGTCAAGAGTGTTTTTTCACGCCCTCATGGACAAAAGGTTTTGAAAGACAAAGTCAAGAGTGACTTTTGCCCCTCTCCCACCATGAACTAACTGGTAACAGCAGTGTTGAGTGCCCAGGACCAGGCAGGGGTGGATAAAGGGCCCAGCTTGGAGTGTAACTGGCCTTAGGCAGTCGCTGGCTATTCCCACTGCCCTCACCCCACTTTGGACGCATCTATCTCCTGGACTACTGAGCTCATCATCAGAGAACCCGTCCACCCTCCAGTCATTTACAGTACTGGAAAACACACGTGAATAGTGGCAGACTTCAGCCCCTTCGGGGAACACATTGATTCTCAGCAGGAGCTTGCCCTGTCCTTCCTTGTCTGGGGTGAGTTGAAGGCAGCGCCGTGACAGGGGTGGTAATGGAGGTTGTGTAGGTCAGTGTGACCCCATCATTATGCTTGCAGATTTTCTGTGATGTGTAGGGAATATGGAAGACAACTCAATTATGCCGCACCATGAAAGGATACCTTTTAGTTATTCTGTTTAAGGGACATTTCTATAATACTAGAATCGCTAAGATATTTACAACAATATTTTAGAAATCGCAAAGGCAATGGAACAAACATATTGAGAATCCACCTCTTTATTGCTAATGGCTGAGAAGCAAGGTTGCTGTGGCCAGTATAGGCAGTTGAGATGGTGGCGGCACAAGAAGAAGCCATTCCCATCTTGCTCCGGGACTAGGGTGACACTGAAATCTTCAGAGACACGTGTCCTAGGGCCCAGAtggtcctcctcctcccatttcttctgtGTGCGACGCTCCTAATCTTAAATTCATCCTGCACTCGGAAGGATAAGAGACCGCATTAGTACACTAAAAAGCATGCAgatcaaacaaaaaaaccactgacATTTGATTGAATTTTTTGGTAGGTACtcgggattgaacctagggcttcaaaTATGCCAGGAAAAGTGCTTTATTACTGAGTTATAGGCTCAACCCAACTTGTGAGATCGTAGAttctacacaaagaagcccttcATTCTGTGCTGTTCTAATTCAGTGAGGGACTGAGGGTATAGTAATTGCTCAATAAGTGTGAACTCTGGCTTCCAGTCACGGAGCTACAGGGGAAAGGCCTGAAGAAGCCTGTTAGGACAGAAAACACTGCGCCCTTCCTTCAGCAAACCCCAGTGAGCACCAGGAAACGTTTCAGGCTCTGCGGTAGATCCGGCCATTCAGTTTTGTATATAGGGTGAGGCAAAGGGCTCTTTCTGAATGCAGCCTCTTTCTCCTGGGCCACTAGAGGGAGCACTTCTGCCTTTTAAGTATGTGGCCTGCAAATTCTACACTACTCATGGCCCGGAGTTCCACAATAGCAATAGCAATGTTTACAAAGAGAACCAAGAGTTCCAGGGAGGGAAATGAGGACTACGCTCACGTCCAGGACACTTTCACAATATAGTTCTGATGCTGTTCAGAAAGCAGAGCAGGCGAGGTGTGGGACAAGCCGTTTGGAGACATTCATGTTAAGATGTCTGAATTTTAAAACACAGTCTTTCACCTTCTTTGTGGCATGTGGGTCACCTTACCCTCAGAGGGTCATTGAGAGTACACTAGGTAAACTGAGGTCAGGGCAAAGCAGCTTAACAACCATCAGCTTCTCCATTTCAgggctgcctttgaactcctcAGAAAGGGAATGCTGTACTGCACGCACTGTGCCCGGCGTGCCCTGATCCAGACCTGGCTTGAGCCTGGAGTGTGGCCTTGGGATGTAGCCGTAGGGGCCTGAGAACAGCTAGTGTTCTAGAGACGCGACCTCCCCAGTCTTCAGGGCCTTTCCGTTAGTGCACACACATGAgggaactcagagatacacctaaGGCCGTTCTCCCAATGCCCCCTTTGAACCTTTAACTTTCCTTTTTCCTAGAAGAACTCCTGTACAGCTTGGACTGTCCCCTGCTCTCACGTGACCACTTCTGAGTCCAGTGAGCTGCaaatccacttacctctgcctgagaaaatggaaaaaaaaatattccaaactaCCACAGGTAACACTTTAACCCACAGTGAGGTCTAGCCCCAACCATCAACCAATCACACAAAACAGTTCTTCATGATACCTGCCAAGGATGAGGAAAACGATCTGGTGTCAGAAAGACATTCGCTAACAACATCAATGTGTGGGTTTGAGGCGTGCGCGTCTGTCTGCTTTTATTTGAGACGGGGTCtgatgtggcccaggctggccttgaactcctgatcttcacCTCCAGGATGGTGGCATTATGGGTAAACACCGTCATATGTGGACTCCTCATACATCAGAGAGACACACCAAGATGTACCAGACAACTTAAATTCAGGTCTGCCATTCACTACTTTGCTTTACCAGCAAGGTAGTGAATTTTAAGCAGCAATGCCAGGAGAAGCAGGCATTTGTATGTTCTCCCGACCCCATCACTACAATGGTTAAAGATTTAcacattccctccttcctcttagAATTTATGCTTAAATTTACTatcagaaataataacacagagctCATAGATTCATAAATTTGGatgatttcttatatttttggttgtgagcctagcctttgccggctgagccatccctccaggccaaATTTGGATGATTTCTACACCATTCTTTACCCAAACATTATGTAAAGGGCAGCAATATTCCTTTTCCCTTTAGGAAGTCACATTCTCACACGCTGAGGCTTTCTGACTCCATTTTGTACGCACAGAGTTTAAAGACTTCCCCAAACCTAGAGACTTTAACAACAGCCCACCAACTCAATATACAAGGACAAAGGTATTCAAGATCTCAGGTGAGTTTTAGAATGGCTATCCTGCCAAAccgtgttgttgttttttttttttttttcagattaccGACCTACACTGTGGACTCACTTTCACCCATCCATCTTGCGAGATCCTtcctaaaaggaaacaaaacaaaacaaaacaaaacagacattcAGTATGTGGCCCTGTGGATGAAATTAAAGCAGGCAGCGTATATTTCCTATTCATGCTTCAATGCTTGTCCTATCaatccctcctcctgcccccaacaGTGTTCGCAGGATCCACCCTGAGGCTTCATTTACCCTGAGTTCTCCTACCACCACCCGGTACCCACTTAAAGgggaagccaaaaaaaaaaatcattaatcaaAACACGTCACGGTCCAATGTAATTTAAAGATCCACAAAACAATCAAGAGATGAACAGCTATAAAATTTCAAGCAAAGGCAGAACTCCAGCTTGCGCCTTACCATCCCGAACTCAGGCTTCTCACTCTGCTCTGGCAAAACCTTGCCTTGCTGCGGTCTCCACCCGGACTCATTTAAATACAGCAAGAAAATAGCTTCATTCGCGGCTGCCCTAGCTTTCCTCATACCCCAGCACCCATCTGCAGGAGGATGGAGTTGGGCAGTCTAGAGTTGCCAGGTGGCCTTTCTTTCAAGAGGGGAAAAGGGGGCCCTGGGAGAGAACCAAGATCACCTTGAACTAGCACGGGTTCTCTGAAAACTGCCCACTAGGGGCAAGGTAAGGCGCGTCTGCTTACCTTGCTGGCTTATCATGAGAACGACCGCGCTGGGAAGTGGTCTCCAATTGCTCCAGCTGCCGCTTGGTGAACCCAAGGTGGTGGCGGGCCATCGGCCTCACTGGAGGCTTTAGGCTCTTCTGGCTCACCATACCCTCAGCAACCAGCTCCGTTTGCTCTTGCTCCACGCCACTGCCGCTGGAGCcaccattcttcttcttcttcttcttcccatcacGCACAGGACCTGGAGCACCAGGACCAAAGgggccttctcttcctcctttgaaTTCTCCTTCAGTGTCTGCTCCCACTTCTCCCACTCCAGGCTGGCCCCGTacacctttcttctctctcccctctccagccCGAAAGATCATCTGTGCTTTCACATCTGGAAAAGAGGAAACAGCCAGAGAAAGATCAGGGCATCAGGACTCAGTGTGCATGAAAAGGCGAGACAAAGCAATGAAGAACAATGTATGGAATGAGCTGACGGTGGGTGCTGCCGCTCCACTCATTCCCTTCTGCCAGGGACATTTGCTTCGCGGCGATCACAAAAACACCAGTTCCATACCGGTACTGACCATGCTGCTCTTCCTGGTCTTCCTTGACTCCCAGGCAGAGTAAGCAGGTGATGGCCCGACTGCAGCCTTGAGACGCCATACTCTGAATATGGTCGATGAGGAAGTACACTTCTGCAGATGGTGGTGTCCAGGGACCAGAATGAGAGAGCTGCGGTCCTCAACCTGGAAGGGCTCTTCTCAGGCCCAATTTAGTTTCCAATGTACCCAGTCGCAGGttgctggtttttctttctgatCACTGGTGGTTCCTGTGGGTTGAGCCTTCCAGGCACACAAGCAGAGGCAGTTTGGGGGATGTAATGAGCACGACATGCCTGCAAGAAGGGCACAGCATGCGGGCATGTGGGTGTGCAAAACCTGAGACGCCAGGTCACAGCTCAGTGGACGGCTCTGACTTTGGTAAGATACTCAGCGAGGCATAAAGGTCTCCAGAGGTCACACCGGGTTTTTCTTTGCCTCCCCTTAACTCACACAGTTCAATACCAGCTCTTTCCTGGTGAGATAGCTCACCAAGACTAGAGCAATCCTCTGACACAACACCTGGAGGCCTAAGTGCTGTTCACACACACCGATGGCCACAGAGAAAAGTGACTTaactgttttgtttcattttgttttgttgggttttctagacagggtttctctgtgtgtagccctggctggcctggaactcgctctgtaggccaggttgggctCGAACTCAaagatgcctctgcctcctgagtgcagggattaaaggcatgcgccaccaacacccagccTCAAAGGTGGCTCTTTAATGATCCGTTTAAAACTCAGTACTCCCCTGGAGAGAAGGGGGGGCATATGGTGCCCATCCCTGGCTCAGGCTGCCATCCTTCACTATGACTCCCCCAGCATGTGGGCCTGGAGGCTGGATGGTTCTCTTTACGGATCCCCTTTTCCAGCTGGGACTGCAGTAGCCATCTTGCAGGCTAGACAGGAGGATGAGATGGTGAATAGCGGGAGCTTGCGCAAGTATCTGCAGCTTCGGTAGAGGCagggaaaaagggaaagggaagaaagtggGGGGGCATAATCGCTCACGACTGACAACAGAAACCACGAGGACAGTGGCCCTAGCAGTAGGGACCCAAAAACATGACTACCGAAAAGCAGTCAATCCCTGAGGACATAAAAAGTCTTCGAAACACCCAGCCTCCCCACCACCATACCAGCGTTCACCTAATCACAGCGGTGGTCGCTGGAGAATAAGCTCCAAGAAAATCATTACGCACAGCCTGTGGGAACAGTAATCAGATTGCACTGCCTGGTGCCCAGTTCGCAGGGAGCATATGCTAGTCCAGCACGGCGTTTAACTCTATACGGGTCCCTCTCCCTCAACCTGAAATAGAAGCACCTGCAGGGCTCCAGGCTGCCCGGCCCCCTCCTCTAGGAGTTCAGAGCCCTGGTCAGAGTGGGCGCCTTGTCAGCTGGGAATGAAGGCGCTTTCTTCCTGTGCTCTGCTGAATCAAGTTGGAGAATTGAGCTTAGGATGATGTTACACCCTTACAAACCCTGCACTCTGGACATAGAAACAGGAAGTGctaaaggccagcctgaggtactTGAGACCCtggaaacaaataagaaaaccatCACATGCCTTTGCGGAACTGCACACCTTCCTCGATGGGAGTCTGTCAGATGCGTTCTTGTGTATTATCCTGGAGCCAACCTAACAGATTTTCTTTCCTATCTCTGGAAGGACTGGGTTTTGTCCTGGTAGTTTTGTTACTGGGGAATGGAGCTTCATTTGGGCCGTATCGACCTGTGATGGTTCAAAGTACTTTCCCATTTCCTTATGCAGAGGTGACTAAATCATAGATCTGTACACTCAAAGGTGGCTAAGTGAAGCTGTAGGAAATCACGAGTTATatattttgattctactgcatggacgggctttgtgggacctagtctgtttggatgctcaccttcctggacctggggggagcggggaggaccttggacttaacatagggtagggaaccctgactgctctttggcctggagagggagagggaggggagtggggggagtgggaggaaaatgggaagggggaggaggtgaaaatttttaataaaaaaatatttaaaaataaatacataaaagctgtttgggggaaaaaaagcaagccagGGGAGAACATTGGGATGATGCTATCAGCTGAGCTACTCAACGCCCTCCTGGGAATGCAGTGATGGAAGACTTTTTTGATCAGCAGAGCAACACAGCCAGCCCCTGAGGCTCTTTCCCAAGCCACAGCCTGGGATCATAGAGAGGCCTGGCTCAGGAAAGAAGAACTCTGTGTTCTCAGACAGGCAACGCCAGatggggaagcaggaagctgaaggTTGCTGAGCTGCCTCATTCCTCCCTCAGTTTACCTAGTGCGCTCAGTAGCAGTGTTCGGGCAGAGTGACTCTTCTGTCTCCAATAAAGGAAGCAGCAATGTTCTCACCTACTCTTGAGCCTTTCCACACGGATTTCCAAAAGGCTTCCTGAAGACATCTGGCCAAACTATTTTAACATCCTTAAAGCTAAATCAGAAAGCCAGTAGGGGGTGTGGGGATCTGGGACTATATCTCAGaggttgagtgcttgcctagaatttTATTCAttaggccttgggttcaatcacaagcaccagcacacacacacacacacacacatcacgtCACATCCCACACACACGCTTGTGCACACGCGCTTGTGCACACACGAATAATCAGGGGCTACTGAGTACCAGCCTTAGAGCTCCCTCAGAACAGGATGTCTACAGCAAGCGAAAACTGCCTGGGAAAAGGGATCTGAAGGGTAGAACAAATGGACTCAAGCACCTTGCTTCTGCaggtttctttattccttgggcaaggaaggaaaaaaggaacgTTGTCCACAAGCCTTTCAGTTTATAGAGAAGTACAGACAAGGTAGCAATTCCACAGGCGGTGCCAACAGTATCAAACACGCATTTTAGAGTCACAGAGGCAGGTAGGTAAGGGAGGCCTCTTACATCTCAGAGTGGGGGAGTGGCTGTGAAGCTCCCAGCAGATATCAGGAAGATTAGTTAAGAATGGGACTTTAAATTACGACAGAATTCTAAGACTTTCT is a window of Arvicola amphibius chromosome X, mArvAmp1.2, whole genome shotgun sequence DNA encoding:
- the LOC119804441 gene encoding homeobox protein Rhox5-like, translated to MASQGCSRAITCLLCLGVKEDQEEQHDVKAQMIFRAGEGREKKGVRGQPGVGEVGADTEGEFKGGREGPFGPGAPGPVRDGKKKKKKNGGSSGSGVEQEQTELVAEGMVSQKSLKPPVRPMARHHLGFTKRQLEQLETTSQRGRSHDKPASGYRVVVGELRVNEASGWILRTLLGAGGGIDRTSIEA